The DNA window ATTTCGGCGGTGGCTAGGCGTTTTCCGGCGCGAATTAATGTACCAATCGATTGCAAATTTTCCTGACGGGCTTCTTCTAAAAGTTTAACGCTAAATTCTACGGTGACCACCCAACATCCATAATGCGCCGCCACGGTAAACCACCCGGCATTATCTAAAAGCGTGGCAATAAGACCGTCGTGCACATCGTTTAAAGCATGATCAAAGTTGGGATTACGTTTAAAATCAAAAATTCCCTGGCCTTTATCGTTGTAAGATAACGTCATCCCGGTTGTTTTTTTAATGGGGGCGGTGGCGAAGAGTTTAATTAATTGATCGCAAATTTCTTGTTGGGGCATGGTTTTTCTATAGACTAAGAAAACATAGAGCACAAAATAAAAAAGCTCCGTAATCGGGGCTTTTTTTATTTTGAAATTTTGCGGGGATTGTGCTCGCTTGAAGCTTGTGGTTCAAGTACAGCATTTTTTTTGCAAGAATCATGCGCACCTGACCTCCGGTCAGGTACAGCATTTGTATCGTTATGCTGGTTGGGTTTAAGCATTATGCGCACTTGTACTTGAAATAAAATTTCAAGTACAAGTACAGCATTTTTCTAACCTTCTATTCTCACCTTACAGGTGAGCCTATAAGGTAAGAAAAATGCGTCTCCTACGGGAATACCGCTCCGCACTGGCTTTGGCCAGTGCTCCGGGTACTGCTTCG is part of the bacterium genome and encodes:
- a CDS encoding PaaI family thioesterase; this encodes MPQQEICDQLIKLFATAPIKKTTGMTLSYNDKGQGIFDFKRNPNFDHALNDVHDGLIATLLDNAGWFTVAAHYGCWVVTVEFSVKLLEEARQENLQSIGTLIRAGKRLATAEMKVVSESGRLVAIGSGTFATTSKSIESSN